Proteins co-encoded in one Falco rusticolus isolate bFalRus1 chromosome 14, bFalRus1.pri, whole genome shotgun sequence genomic window:
- the UTP14A gene encoding U3 small nucleolar RNA-associated protein 14 homolog A, with protein sequence MAEEDWLGVEAAPSASEGEDEGQEDGERRHRRLLEAVSSLSGRKRRKLAERTEASVQVSEFNVSCKGAGEKLVLSELLQPIRPKSALSSVKNELTRVKQKKAVELPLSKEEAKRVVREAAYVRTSKDVGKWQQVVLQNRRAEQLVFPLKQEIATVVPLEQAASAWKARTPLEQEIFGLLHKTQQPITDPLLTPEETASLQAMSLEEARQRRAELQKARVIQSYYEAKARREKKIKSKKYHRVLKKSKRRKALKEFELLHKLDPEAALAKLEELEQLRMQERMSLKHQNKGKWARSRAIMAKYDLEARKAMQEQLAKNKELMQKVRVELPEEEPGDVPEEDLTSVAVPTVPAGAGRTNPWMLGKPSGPAEEPEVQEGLGDFAVPGAAESKEEMEEEDEEVSEEEALLQDFAQKRHVRQQRAGSPEGQGADETDAVSELRRDSPVHPVCAEDQTSVRIEQPSQAQAEILLLEQLGRVQTMEDAEALASEEHVEELEKLGAAGAEEQVQQQEEGRAEERRVKKPPAKKKIISLQAVLSGKSQEVQCPSLPVVMEEEEGGIDQRGVIAEAFAGDDVVADFRQEKHKAEQAAKPQPVNLVLPGWGEWGGTGLKPSTKKRKRFLLKPPPAPPRKDQHLPHVIMSERRNIHVAAHQVSELPFPFERHQQFEQSIRTPVGPTWNTQRAFQKLTTPRVITRAGHIIQPISAEDVPDMATEAGSGAKPALEIAPKQPEQPFRHPRRRAQ encoded by the exons ATGGCGGAGGAGGACTGGCTGGGAGTGGAGGCGGCCCCGAGCGCTAGCGAAGGCGAGGATGAG ggGCAGGAGGACGGCGAGCGGCGGCACCGGCGGCTCCTGGAAGCGGTCAGCTCCCTCTCCGGACGGAAGCG GCGGAAGCTGGCTGAGCGTACAGAGGCAAGCGTGCAGGTGTCAGAGTTCAATGTCAGCTGCAAAG GTGCTGGGGAGAAGCTGGTTCTGTCTGAGCTCCTGCAGCCTATCCGTCCTAAATCCGCCCTGAGCAGCGTGAAGAACGAACTGACCAGAGTGAAGCAGAAAAAGGCAGTGGAGCTGCCACTCAGCAAAGAGGAGGCAAAGCGG GTCGTGAGGGAAGCTGCCTACGTCAGGACCTCTAAAGATGTGGGCAAATGGCAGCAGGTGGTTTTACAGAACCGACGGGCGGAACAGCTGGTTTTCCCTCTGAAGCAGGAGATTGCTACAGTTGTACCCCTGGAGCAAGCGGCTTCAGCTTGGAAG GCCCGAACTCCCCTGGAGCAGGAGATCTTTGGACTGCTCCACAAGACGCAGCAGCCCATCACAGACCCACTCCTGACACCAGAGGAGACAGCCTCGCTGCAGGCAatgagcttggaggag GCCCGGCAGCGGCgggctgagctgcagaaggCTCGGGTCATACAGTCCTACTATGAGGCTAAGGCTCGTCgagagaagaaaatcaagagCAAGAA GTACCATCGtgtgctgaaaaaaagcaagagacgCAAGGCCTTGAAGGAGTTTGAGCTGCTGCATAAGTTGGACCCCGAGGCTGCCTTGGCaaagctggaggagctggagcagctcaggaTGCAG gAACGCATGAGTCTTAAGCACCAGAACAAGGGAAAATGGGCCCGCTCCAGGGCCATTATGGCTAAGTATGACCTGGAG GCCCGCAAGGCCATGCAGGAACAACTTGCCAAGAACAAGGAGTTGATGCAGAAGGTGCGAGTGGAGCTGCCTGAGGAGGAACCAGGTGATGTTCCTGAGGAGGACCTCACATCAGTGGCTGTCCCCACCGTCCCTGCGGGTGCCGGCAGAACTAATCCCTGGATGCTGGGCAAGCCCAGTGGCCCAGCCGAGGAGCCCGAGGTACAGGAGGGTCTTGGAGACTTTGCGGTGCCTGGTGCTGCGGAGAGcaaggaggagatggaggaggaggatgaggaggtgTCAGAGGAGGAAGCTCTGTTACAAGACTTTGCGCAGAAACGGCACGTGCGGCAGCAGCGGGCAGGGAGCCCTGAGGGACAAG GTGCTGATGAGACTGATGCGGTTTCTGAACTGCGGAGGGACAGCCCTGTCCACCCTGTCTGTGCGGAGGACCAGACAAGTGTCAGGATCGAGCAGCCTTCCCAGGCCCAGGCGGAGATCCTGCTGTtggagcagctgggcagggtgcAGACGATGGAGGACGCTGAGGCTCTGGCCTCAGAGGAGCATGTGGAAGagctggagaagctgggggctgcaggagcagaggaacaagtgcagcagcaggaggaaggcagagctgaggaGAGACGTGTCAAGAAACCACCAGCCAAGAAGAAGATCATTagcctgcaggctgtgctgtctgGGAAGTCCCAGGAGGTTCAGtgccccagcctgcctgtggtcatggaggaggag GAGGGTGGCATCGACCAAAGAGGGGTGATCGCAGAGGCCTTTGCTGGGGATGACGTGGTCGCTGACTTCCGCCAGGAGAAGCacaaggcagagcaggctgcaaaGCCGCAGCCAGTGAACCTGGTGCTGCCGGGCTGGGGTGAGTGGGGAGGCACAGGACTGAAGCCCAGcaccaagaaaagaaaacg ATTCCTGCTCaagccacccccagcccctcccaggAAGGACCAGCACTTGCCCCATGTCATCATGAGCGAGCGGCGCAACATCCATGTGGCAGCACATCAG GTCAGTGAGCTGCCCTTCCCCTTTGAGAGGCACCAGCAGTTTGAGCAGAGCATCCGGACGCCTGTGGGCCCCACGTGGAACACGCAGCGTGCCTTCCAGAAGCTAACTACCCCCCGCGTCATTACCCGAGCGGGCCACATCATCCAGCCCATCTCCGCTGAGGATGTCCCTGACATGGCCACCGAAGCTGGCAGTGGAGCCAAGCCAGCGCTAGAAATTGCGCCcaagcagccagagcagccctTTCGCCACCCGCGCAGGAGAGCACAATAG
- the ZDHHC9 gene encoding palmitoyltransferase ZDHHC9, with translation MSVMVARKKVVRKWEKLPGRNTFCCDGRIMMARQKGIFYLTLFLILGTCALFFAFECRYLAVQLSPAIPVFAAVLFLFAMATLLRTSFSDPGVIPRALPDEAAFIEMEIEATNGTVPQGQRPPPRIKNFQINNQIVKLKYCYTCKIFRPPRASHCSICDNCVERFDHHCPWVGNCVGKRNYRYFYLFILSLSLLTIYIFTFNIVYVALKSLKIGFLNTLKETPGTVLEVLICFFTLWSVVGLTGFHTFLVALNQTTNEDIKGSWTGKNRVQNPYSHGNIVKNCCEVLCGPLPPSVLDRRGILQQEESTAQEESCPRGPSTQEPTAAQDSGGQAEESRAPQKDGSLPHLSAVPAPSLSNAEMPEQKQLTSGELPVPSQNAGQAEH, from the exons ATGTCGGTGATGGTGGCGAGGAAGAAGGTGGTTCGGAAATGGGAGAAGCTGCCGGGCAGGAACACCTTCTGCTGCGACGGCCGCATCATGATGGCCCGGCAGAAGGGCATCTTCTACCTGACGCTTTTCCTCATCCTCGGCACCTGCGCCCTCTTCTTTGCCTTTGA GTGTCGGTACCTGGCAGtccagctgtccccagccatCCCCGTGTTTGCAGCAGTTCTCTTCCTATTTGCCATGGCTACGCTCCTGCGGACAAGCTTCAGTGATCCTGGGGTGATCCCGAGAGCCCTGCCTGATGAGGCAGCCTTCATAGAGATGGAGATTG AGGCCACCAACGGTACCGTGCCGCAGGGTCAGCGCCCACCCCCACGGATTAAAAACTTTCAAATCAACAACCAGATAGTGAAGCTGAAGTATTGCTACACATGTAAGATCTTCCGTCCGCCCCGTGCCTCTCATTGCAGCATCTGTGACAACTGTGTGG aGCGCTTCGACCATCACTGTCCCTGGGTGGGCAACTGCGTGGGGAAGAGGAACTACCGCTATTTCTACCTCTTTATCCTCTCGCTCTCACTCCTCACCATCTACATCTTCACCTTCAACATAGTCTACGTAGCACTGA AATCTTTGAAGATTGGGTTTCTGAACACGTTGAAGGAAACCCCAGGGAC TGTACTGGAAGTGCTCATCTGTTTCTTCACCCTGTGGTCAGTGGTGGGGTTGACTGGGTTCCACACCTTCCTGGTGGCACTGAATCAGACAACCAATGAAGAT ATTAAGGGGTCCTGGACTGGGAAGAACCGCGTGCAGAATCCCTACAGCCATGGCAACATAGTGAAGAACTGCTGTGAGGTGCTCTGTGGGCCTCTTCCCCCCAG TGTCTTGGACAGACGGGGCATCTTGCAGCAAGAAGAGAGCACAGCTCAGGAGGAGTCATGCCCACGGGGGCCCAGCACTCAAGAGCCCACCGCTGCTCAGGACTCTggtgggcaggcagaggagagcagagctccACAGAAGGATGGCAGCCTTCCTCACTTGAGTGCT GTCCCTGCACCATCCCTGAGCAACGCTGAGATGCCGGAGCAGAAGCAGCTAACATCTGGGGAGCTCCCGGTCCCATCCCAGAATGCTGGGCAAGCAGAGCACTAG